From the genome of Paraburkholderia largidicola:
CGATCAGCGCGCCATTCTCGTTCAGCAACCGGCCGATCACGCGTTTGTTCGCGCGGTCCGTCACCTCGACGATGTGGCCTTCGGGGCGTCCGCGCCGGTCATAGCCGACGATGCGCGCCAGCACGCGATCGTTGTGCATGACCTTCTGCATTTCGCCCGTCGGCAGGAACAGGTCGTCCTGGCCGTCGTCGCGAATCAGAAAACCGTAGCCGTCGCGATGGCCCTGCACGCGGCCCGCGACGAAGTTCGACGGATGGGTCAGCTGATAATGGCCGCGCTGATCGAGTCTGATCTGGCCATCACGTTCCATCGCGGCAAGGCGCTTGAAAAACCCTTCGCGCTCCTGGCGCTTGATCGACAGTGCTTCGGCGATGTCGTTCGCTGCAAGCGGCGTTTCACTCGTGCGCAGCACGCCGAGGATTTCTTCGCGGCTCGGAATCGGATACGGATATTTGCTCAAGGGCTTGTCGATGATTGTTCTCGTTGCGTGGACGTCGGCGGATGGATGACGCTGCTCTAACTGAACTTGAACTGCAACTGCTGCTCTTGTGACTGCGATGACTGCGACTGCTCTCTGACCGTCGACAACCGTGAGGCCGCGAATGCGGCCCTGAGCGAGGCCTCGTCCGAGGTCCCGCCGGCCGTCGCGCGGACCCTTGACGGATGTTCGACGCCGGCCTCCTACTGCGGGGATTCTAACACCCGTCTCGCCCGCTACGCGCCGCCCAGCGGGCGCTTGCGCGAAGTACGCGGTGCTCGTGCGCGAGCATGGCGGCTGTCATGCGAATGTTTTCGCGAAATGCTTGACACGCTTATTCGAGACGCTATAATCGCTGTCTCTGCTTCAAACGCACCTTGCCCAGGTGGCGAAATTGGTAGACGCACTAGGTTCAGGTCCTAGCGGTGGCAACACCGTGGAGGTTCGAGTCCTCTCTTGGGCACCAGATTCAAATGAAAAGCCGCCTTCGGGCGGTTTTTCATTGTTGTGAGTGTATTGCGCTTCGCGGTGGTTTTACGATCCCGAGGAAGCAACGCAGGAAGTTGCAGTAACGGTTGATCGTCGAGTCATTTGATGCGCGAACAACCAGACGAAAAGATGAAGCGTTTTCAAAATACCCATTGACACGCAGAATCTTCTCGTTAAAATAGCGGTCTAGCTTGAGACGTGCCCAGGTGGCGGAATTGGTAGACGCACTAGGTTCAGGTCCTAGCGGTGGCAACACCGTGGAGGTTCGAGTCCTCTCCTGGGCACCACTCTCTCGAAGCTAAAAACAGATCACCCCGCAAAGCGATAAGCCTGCGGGGTTTTTTGTTTTGGGCGTCTGCTCATCGAGGCGCTTCACATTCACACGTCGGTAACGCCGTCTCGCGTCAGCCTGAACCGGACATATCCGTCCACGTTCCCCTCGCGCTTCATCCCCAGCTTCTGTGCGACGCGCCGCGAAGCGGCATTGCCCTCTGCAATACCCGCCACAACCGACTCCAGCCCGACCGTCCCAAACGCATGCGCGACAACGCTACGCGCCGCCTCGCTGGCAACTCCTCTGCCCCACGCATCGCGCACGAGCCGCCAGCCGATCTCGACCTCTGGCCCGTGTGTGTCTTCCGGAATCAGCAGCACCCACCCGACGAACCGTGCCGGCGCGCTGCGCTCGACAATCGACCAGTAGCCCAGCCCATCCGGATAAGCGCGCGTGATGCGATCCACGACAAACCGCCGATGCGCATCCGGCTCGTGCCACGGACCATCGACATGACGCGTCACGTCGGGATCACGGTCCATCGCGATGCAATCGTCGAGATCGGCTAGCGTGCGCGGTCTTAAAGACAAGCGTTGCGAAATAAAAGAAGGCAGCAATTGTTATTCCCGTTAATTACGAATTACAAACTCCATCCAATCATCATTAATACATTAATTACATTCCCCAGACATTATTCCTGATTCCCTCAGCGATTATCCAGGGGTTAGCACGGATAGAAGCAGCTTGTTGCATGCAACCGCTTAATCGTCGGCGTACACTCTCTGAAGCCTTTAGCTACGGGGGCGAGGCGTGCCACCTCAAGCCTTTCAAACGGCTTTTGAATCGCACGGATTATCGGAGACAGGAGAACAATTGAAATGAGCTGGACTCGGGAACAGAGAAACGTCACGATCGCGGCATATTTAGGCTGGACTCTAGACGCATTCGATTTCTTTCTGATGGTTTTCGTGCTGAAAGATATCGCAAGCGAATTCGGCACCGATATCAAATCGGTTTCCTTCGCCATCATGTTGACCCTGATGATGCGGCCCGTCGGCGCGCTCATCTTTGGTTACCTCGCCGACAAGTTCGGCCGGCGTCCCACGCTGATGGTCAACATCGCGTGCTTTTCGCTGCTTGAACTGCTGTCCGGCCTCTCGCCGAATCTCACCACGCTGCTCGTGCTGCGCGCCCTGTTCGGCATCGCGATGGGCGGCGAATGGGGCGTCGGCGGCGCGCTGACAATGGAAACCGTCCCGCCCAAAGCGCGCGGCTTCGTCTCCGGCTTGCTGCAAGCAGGCTATCCGAGCGGCTATCTGCTCGCGGGGCTCGTGTTCGGTCAGCTGTACCAGTACATCGGCTGGCGCGGCATGTTCTTCGTCGGTGTGCTGCCCGCCCTGCTGGTGCTGTATATCCGCGCGCACGTGCCCGAATCGCCCGCGTTCAAGACGCTCGAAAAGAAGACCCGCCCCGGCCTCGTCGCCACGCTCAAGCAGAACTGGAAACTGTCCGTCTACGCGATCATCCTGATGACGGCGTTCAACTTCTTCTCGCACGGCTCGCAGGATCTGTATCCAACCTTCCTGCGCGTGCAGCACAATCACGACGCCCATACCGTGCAATGGATCACGATCGTCCTGAACATCGGCGCGATCTGCGGTGGCCTGTTCTTCGGCGCGCTGTCCGAGCGGATCGGCCGCAAGCGCGCCATTTGCATTGCCGCGCTGATCGCGCTGCCCGTGCTGCCGCTGTGGGCATTCTCGTCGACGCCCGTGCTGCTCGCAGCGGGCGCGTTCCTGATGCAGATTTCGGTGCAAGGCGCATGGGGCGTGATTCCCGTGCATCTGAACGAAATCTCGCCGGATGAAATTCGCGCGACCTTTCCCGGCCTCGTCTACCAGTTGGGCAATCTGATCGCGTCGGTGAACGGGCCGCTCCAGGCAGGTATCGCCGAAGCGCACGGCAACGACTACGCGACCGTGATGGCGACCGTGATCGGCATCGTGGCCGTCGTGATCGCCGTCTTTATCCTGTTCAGCCGCGAACGACGCGGCGTAGATATGACACAATCTGCCGAACAGGTCGCGGCGACGGTACACTGAACGCACGCACCGCACATCCAACATAAGGGCGCCACGGCGCCCGGGCCAATGCAGCAGATACGAGGCCGCTCCGATTCGTTTCGGAGCGGCCTTTTTTGTCCGCGTCGTCTGCGAGGGCACGCGCGGTCGGACACTTTTAGAGGGGTTTATCGACACTCACCTCTTGCCCGATCACGGACTGCATTCTTATCCTGAAAAAGAACGCACGTTTCAAATTCCAATTTGAATCGATTGTTTGGGCCGGTGAGAGCCGGCAAAGGGAGACATCAATGACAACACGGACGACGAACCGCCACCCCGGCGACACGAAATCGCGCATCCTCGATGCCGCCGAGACGCTCTTCATCGAATGCGGTTATGAAGCGATGTCGCTGCGGCAGATCACGTCGAAGGCCGAGGTCAATCTGGCCGCCGTCAACTACCACTTCGGCAGCAAGGAAGCGCTGATGCACGCGATGCTGTCGCGCCGCCTCGACCTGCTGAATCAGGAGCGCCTCAAGCTGCTCGACCGCTTCGACACACTGCTCGGCGCGCGCCTGACCTGCGAGCACGTGCTGGGCGCGATGTTCATTCCGGCGCTGCGCGTATCGCGCGACACGCGGATCGGCGGCAAGGCGTTCCTGCGGCTGCTGGGCCGCGCCTACACCGATCCGTCGCCGTTCATCCGCGATTTCCTGAACGCGCACTATGCGTCCGTCGCCGTGCGGTTTTTCGACGCGTTCCAGCGCGCGCTGCCGCACCTGCCGCGCGAGGAACTCGGCTGGCGGCTGCACTTCGCAATCGGCGCACTCTCCGGCGTGCTGGCGGGCGCCGACACCGACAGCCTGATCAACGAGTTCTCGCAAGGCAAGTCGATGAACGACCTGCAACTGATCGCGCGACTCGCCTCGCTGATCGTGTCCGCGCTGAAGGCGCCGCTGCCCGACGCGAGCCAGCTCGCCGTGTTCGCCTCCGTGCTCGGCGATGCGGGGAGCGACGACATCGCATGCGATGCGGTGCGGCAGGCGGCGCAGGCCGGATCGCAGGCGGCCCCATCGGAACCGCGGACTCAAGCGACGCCGCAAGCACCGCAGGCACACCCGTCGACGGACGCCGCACACCGCACCGGACTGGGATCGTTCGCGCAACCGGCGCAACCGGCACAAGCCGACCGGCAGGCCGACTCGCGCGATTACGGCACCACGCATTACGCGGCGCACGGCTGACGCACGCTGCGGCAAAAGGCACGGGAACAACCGCAGGCACCCGCGCAGGTGCCTGCCCTTCACGTTCAAATGACGCCGCTTCCGTGCCGAAACCGCATTAGACGCGCCGCTCGAAGCGTCGGGCACACAGGCTGCAACGGATAAGAGCGGGCCGCTCGCCCCGCATCAGACAACTCGAAGATATCGCGGGCCGGACGTGCATCGCGGGCCGCGCTCGCCCTGAAAAAACGAAAAGGAGGGATCGCCATGACCTGGTTCATCGTTGCGCTGATCGTCGCCGCTGCGGCGCTCGTCTATGTGCAGGCCCGGGCATCATGGTGGCTCGCGTTCCTCGTCGCGTGGGTCGCCGCTGCCTTCGTGACGCGCACAGCCGGCGTGACGGCGACGATCCTGCTGTCGATCGTGCTCGTCCTTCCCGCGCTGGTGCTGACGCTCAAGCCGCTGCGCCGCGCATGGCTCAGCGCGAGGGTGCTCAACGTTTTCCGCAAGATCCTGCCCGACATGTCGCCGACCGAGCGCGACGCGATCGAAGCGGGCACCGTCTGGTGGGACGCCGCGCTCTTCTCCGGGCGCCCGCATTGGGACACGCTGCTCGGCTATGGCCCGGCCAGGCTGTCGGTCGAAGAACAGGCGTTCCTCGACAACGAATGCGAGCAACTCTGCGACCTCGCGAACGACTGGGAAACCACGGCCATCTGGCAGGACCTGTCGCCGCAAGCATGGCAGTTCGTCAAGGACAAAGGCTTTCTCGGGATGATCATCCCGAAGCAGTACGGCGGCAAAGGCTTCAGCGCCTACGCGCATTCACAGGTCATCATGAAGCTCGCGACGCGCTGCTCGGCGGCCGCCGTCTCGGTGATGGTGCCGAACTCGCTCGGACCCGCCGAACTGCTGCTGCACTACGGCACCGACGCGCAGAAGAATCACTATCTGCCGCGTCTCGCGCGTGGCGACGAGATCCCCTGCTTCGCGCTGACGAGCCCATACGCGGGCTCCGACGCGGCGGCGATTCCCGACGTCGGCATCGTCTGCAAAGGTACGTTCGAGGGACGCGAGACGCTCGGCTTTCGCGTCACGTGGAACAAGCGCTACATCACGCTCGGGCCAATTGCGACGGTGCTCGGCCTCGCGTTCCGCGCGCTCGATCCCGACCACCTGCTCGGCGGCGACGACGAACCGGGCATCACCTGCGCGCTGATTCCGACCCGTCATCCGGGCGTGAACATCGGCCGCCGTCACTGGCCGCTCAATGCCGTGTTCCAGAACGGGCCCAACTCGGGCAACGACGTGTTCATCCCGCTCGACTGGGTGATCGGCGGACGCGCGCAGGTCGGCAACGGCTGGCGCATGCTGATGGAATGCCTCGCGGCGGGCCGCGCGATTTCGCTGCCGTCGTCGAACGTCGGCATGTCGAAAATCGCGGTGCGCGGTGTCGGCGCGTATGCGGCCGTGCGGCGACAGTTCCGCACGGCGATCGGCAAGTTCGAGGGCGTGCAGGAAGCGCTCGGGCGCATGGGCGGCAACCTCTACGTGATGGACGCCGCGCGCCGCCTGTCCGCGCAGGCCGTCGATCTCGGCGAAAAGCCGTCGGTGATTTCGGCGATCTCGAAGTACCACATCACCGAGCGCAACCGCGAAGTGATCGACGACGGCATGGACGTCGTCGCGGGCAAAGGCATCTGCATGGGGCCGTCGAACTTTCTCGCGCGCGCGTACCAGCAGGTGCCCATTTCGATCACCGTCGAAGGCGCGAATATCCTCACGCGCTGCCTGATCATCTTCGGCCAGGGCGCGATACGCTGCCATCCGTACGTGCTCAAGGAAATGGCCGCGACACGCGAACCCGACCGCGCGAAAGCGCTGCGCGATTTCGACGACGCGTTCTTCGGGCATATGAGCTTCACGCTGTCGAACGCGGTGCGCAGCTTCGTGCACGGCTTGACGGGCGGTGTGCTGATCGCGAAGCCGCAGCGCGCGCATGCGCCGCTCGCCCGTTACTACCGCGCGGCAACGCGACTCTCGACAGTCTTCGCGCTGCTCGCCGACGTCTCGATGCTCGTGCTCGGTGGCGAGTTGAAGCGGCGCGAGCGCATCTCGGCGCGTCTGGGCGACGTGCTGTCGCAGCTCTACCTGATCTCAGCGACGCTCAAGCGCTTCGAAGACGAAGGCCGCCACGGCAGCGATCTCGCGCTCGTGCAATGGGGTGTCGAAGATGCGCTGTATCGCGCGCAAACCGCTCTCGATGGCGTGCTGCACAACTATCCGAACCGTCTCGCAGCCGGCCTCGTGCGAGTGCTCGCGTTTCCGTTCGGCCTGCCGCATCGCGCGCCGTCCGATACGCTCGGCAGCACGATCGCCGAGCTGATGCAGACGCCGGGCGACACGCGCGACCGGCTGCTCGCGGATTCGTACGTGCCGCACGCCAGCGTCGACGCAATCGGCTACGGCGAGCTGGCGTTCGCGCTGACGCCGCAGGTCGCGCATCTCGAGCAGCGCTTGCGCGAAGCCATCAAGCGTGGCCGCATCGAGCCGATTCCGCAAAGCCTCGCCGATCTCGCCGAATGGACGGAAGCGGCGCAACAGCGCGGGCTGATCGACGAAGACGAGCGCAAGGTGCTCGACGACTACGCGCGCTATGGCGCAGAAGTCGTAAAGGTCGACGATTTTCCCGCCGACTTCGGCCTGCTCGCCGACCTGCAACGGCGCAAGGAGGCGCTCGACAAGGCGATGGAACTGGCCGCGTGACCCATCGGCTCGATTCGCCACGCATCATTTTGATGGTTACTGCAGGGCGGCGACCGGCAAACGCCCTGCTTTCGTCGCCAATCCATTAGTATTCCCAAAAACAACTCGAATAGGGACGTTCAGATGCTAAGGATTCCAACACTTGTCGACCTTGCGTGTATTGCCTCGGCAGCGTCCGCTGCCAATTTCGACAACCGGTCGGGACGCTATTCATTCACGCCGCTACCTTCGGCCGAAGCCGAGATGAAACGGATGAACACGATCATGGAACTGTCGGATCAGCAACCGACGGGGCGCTACGTGCGCATGGGCGAGACCGTGCGCGTGAACGTCAGCGGCATGCCCAACGGGTATCGCGCAAGCGCCATGGTCGGCTTCCGCTCCATGTACGGAAAGTCGCCGGGCCAGCAGGCGGCGCCGCTACGCAACGGCAGCAACCGCTTCGTCGCGAGGCAGAACGGTCCGCTGTTCATCCGATTCACCTCGCCCAACAGCAAGCCCGCCGCGTCGACTGAAATCGACGTATCGATCGCGGATGGCAAGCCGTTGCCCCTTTTCGTGCAAGACCGCACGAGCATGGACGACTGGCGGGCGCAACTGGACAACTACGCGGACGCGCCGTTCGTTCAACTCGTCGGCCAGCACAGCATGATTACGTTGCCACGCAGCGTGTATCGGCACGCGCCCATCGCCGACCCATCGACCACTCTGGCGGCCATCGCGCAGGTGCTGGCGATGCAGGATGCGCTGGCAGGATTCGACGACACAAAACCGACCGACGCGCGCACGCCGCTGCGCGAGCACTTCGTGGTCGACTTCCGCACCTCGCCCAAGGAAAGGACCGGCGTGTACATGTACGCCACGGATCAATTCATCGGCATGTTCGCGGACAACACGACCGATCTGACCGACCCGGCGCGCCTGCGCAACGAATGGGCGATCTGGCATGAGGTCGGACATACGCACCAGCAGGACTCCTGGACATGGGAAACGCTCGTCGAAGTCTCCGTCAACCTGTTCTCGCTGTATGTGCAGGAGAAGCTGGGCGAGCCCAACCGGCTGGACGAGCCCGAATATGACGGCATCACGCCCCGCGAGCGGGCGCGCGAGTATCTGGCCCGCGCGGCGCGCAACTACGTATCGGACCCGGGCGGCAAATACGAGGAACTGACGTTCGTGCGGCTCGTGATGTTCGATCAGCTGAAGCGCGCCTACGGCTGGAATCTTTTCACCCGGCTGTTCAAGTATTACCGCGAGCATCCTCTGCCTTACAACGTATCGGAGACGAAAAAGGTCGACGAGTTCGTGGTGGCGATGTGTACGGTATCCGGCAACGACCTGCGTCCGTTCTTCGAAAAATGGGGCTTGCGGGCCAGCGCGGACGCCTACGGCAAGATCGCCGCGCAGCGTCTTCCCGTGCGCGCGATCGAGACCTGACCGGCGAGGGATGAAGCTTCCGGCTGCGACGCGGCTGACCGCTGACAGAATCGGCCCCACGCGCGAGCAACCCAGCGCAACGCACCGCAACATGCCCATGCAATCACCCCGACCTCGCAAATCCGCCCCCCAACTTGCGGCAAGTCACGCGGTCCGTGCACACTGTCGTTCATCCGCCGGTCCGGGGGCCAGGAGCCAATAACGTGAACGATTCCTACCTGAACTTCGTCAATTCGCCGCTGGGCGCGCGGGTCGCGCGCTCGCTCGGTTTGCCGAAGCCCGAGGTACTGCGCCGCTATCGCGCCGACGCACCCGAATTCGACGGCCTCATCGCCGTCGGCGCGGGCCCCGCGCCCCAACTGCTCGACGCGCTCGCCAATGTCGTCGCGCATATCGGCATGACGAGCGTCGCGCATGCCAGCGCGGGCCTGTGGGTGCCGCTCGCGAACCGCCACGGGCTAATGACGGGCCGCTTCGAACCCGCCGATCCCGCAACCGGCGCCCAGGCGCGCGTGCGGGCGCTCGTGTTCGATGCGAGCGGTATCGAAAGCAGCGCGCAGCTCGACACGCTCTACGCGTTCTTTCACGACGCGCTCCGCTCGCTCGACCAATCCGGCCGGATCGTCGTGCTCGGCCGTCCGCCCGAAGCCTGCGCGAGCCCGCGCCAGTGGACGGCGCAACGCGCGCTCGAAGGCGTGACACGCTCGCTGGGCAAGGAAGCGCGGCGCGGCATCGCCGTGAATCTGATGTATGTGTCGCAAGGCGCCGAAAACGGCCTCGAATCGACGTTGCGCTTCTTTCTGTCGCCGCGCTCGGCGTACGTGTCGGGCCAGGTCGTGCGCATCGGCGCGGCGCCCGGCGGAATGACTCAAAACGTCGGCGCGGATTTCGACTGGACCCAGCCGCTCGCCGGCCAGCGTGCCGTCGTGACGGGCGCGGCGCGCGGCATCGGCGCGGCGATTGCGAATGTGCTCGCCGCGCAAGGCGCGCACGTGATCGGCATCGACATCCCCAGCGCGACCGATGCGCTCGACGCCACCCTGCGCCAGATCGGCGGCACGGCGCTCGCGCTCGACATCGCCGCGCCGGAAACGCCCGCGCAGATCGCCGCCGCGCTCGACGAACTCGGCGTCGACGTGTTCGTGCACAACGCGGGCATCACGAAAGACAAAACCATCGCGAAAATGACGGAAGCGGCGTGGCGCAATGTGATCGACATCAACCTGTCGGCGCAGGAGCGCATCGACGACGCGCTGCTCGAAGCGGGCACGCTGCGCGACGGCGGCCGCATCGTTTGCGTCTCGTCGATCAGCGGCATCGCGGGCAACCTCGGGCAGACCAACTACGCGGCCTCGAAAGCGGGTGTAATTGGCCGCGTTCAGGGCATGGCGCCGTATCTGGCCGCGCGGCGCATCACGATCAACGCGGTCGCGCCCGGCTTCATCGAAACGCAGATGACCGCGAAAATGCCGCTCGCGCTGCGCGAAGCCGGCCGCCGGATGAATTCGATGAGTCAGGGCGGCCAGCCCGCCGACGTCGCGCAAACCATCGCCTGGCTTGCGCATCCCGGCTCGGCGGGCGTGACGGGCCAGGTCGTGCGTGTGTGCGGACAAAGCCTGATAGGAGCGTGACCCCTCATGGCGTTCTACGACTCCAGCTCGATGTTCGGCGCGCCGCGCCTGAAAACAGTCGTGCTGCCCGAGCTGCCCAAACCCGCGAAGCTGTACGCGCGGGCCCTGTCGGGCGTGGTCAAGGGCTTCCAGCGCAACCGTTCGACCGATCTGCCTCTGCTTCGGCTCGTGCGCCCCGCCGTGTCGCTCGATTCGGTTGCGATCGAGCGCTATGCGCGCGTGTGCGGCTTTTTCCCCGAGCAGGGCATTCCGTTCACGTTTCCGCATCTGCTCGCGTTTCCGCTGCATCTGCTGTTGCTGACGGACCCGGCGTTTCCGTGGTCCGCGCTCGGCATCGTCCATCTGGCGAACAGCGTGCACATGCGCCGCCCGCTTTCGTTCGACGACACCTTGCGCGTCGAAGTCGAATTCGGCGCGCGCCTGCGCCATGACAAGGGCCAGGCGTTCGTGCTGCAGACGCGCGTCTACCGGCGCGGCGAGGCCGTCTGGGACGGCGACAGCGTGTATCTGAAGCGCGGCGTCGCGGCGAGTGGCGATCCGCTCGCACCGCTGGAGACGGCGGGCGACGCGCTGGTGCGCGCGGCGCGCTGGCAACTGCCGTCGCAACTGGGCCGCGACTACGCGAAGGCATCGGGCGACTTCAATCCGATTCATCTGTCGATGCTGTCCGCGAAAGCGTTCGGCTTTCCGCGCGCGATCGCGCACGGCATGTGGACGCTCGCCCGCACGGCGGCCGCGCTGCAGCCGCCCAAGCGGCTCGCCGACGCGACGCTCGCAGGCGAATTCAAGCTGCCGATGCTGCTGCCGGGCGAAGCGTCGCTGTGGACGGCATCGCCCTCGCCCACTGCGCGCGACTTCGAAGTGCGCGATCCCGAAGGCGGCAAGCCGCATCTGCGCGGCCGCTTCCAGTGGAATCTGCAATGACGCCGTGCCGTGCGCGCACTGCCGCGCGGCAAACATCCGACGTTGGAATCAATGCCCGGCCTGATCCGTTTCAAGCAGGTGCCGGGCGCTGCATGCACGATCCGATCCGCCCAACAGACGGACACGACCAGGGAGCTCGTTGATGCCAGAAACGCCATCTTCATTCTTGCCGGCGCCCACTGCGCGCCGCGTCGCGATACTGGGCGGCAACCGCATCCCGTTCGCGCGCTCGAACACCGCCTACGCGACGGCGTCGAACCAGGACATGCTGACTTTCACGCTGCAAGGCCTGATCGACCGCTACGACCTGCATGGCGAGCGCCTCGGCGAAGTCGCGGCGGGCGCCGTCATCAAGCATTCGCGCGACTTCAACCTGACGCGCGAAGCCGTACTGTCGACCACGCTAGCGAAGGAAACACCCGCCTACGACGTGCAGCAGGCGTGCGGCACGGGCCTTGAAGCGGCGATTCTGGTGGCCAACAAGATCGCGCTCGGCCAGATCGAGGTGGGCATTGCGGGCGGCGCCGATACGACGTCGGATGCGCCCATCGGAGTCAACGAGCGGATGCGCAAGATCCTGCTCGAAGCGAACCGCGGCAAGTCGGCGGGACAACGGGTCGGCGCGCTCGCGAAGCTGCGCCCCGGCATGTTCTTCAAGCCGCTGTTGCCGCGTAACAGCGAGCCGCGCACGGGGCTGTCGATGGGCGAGCACTGCGAGCTGATGGCCAAGCGCTGGGGCATTTCGCGCGAGGCACAAGACGTGCTCGCCTACGATAGCCACCGCAAGCTGACGGAAGCCTACGCGCGCGGCTTTCTGAACGACCTGATGACGCCGTTTCGCGGTCTCGCGCGCGACAACAACCTGCGCAGCGATCTGACGCTGGACAAGCTGGCCACGCTGAAACCCGTATTCGACCGCGACGCGGGCACGATGACGGCGGGCAACTCGACGCCGCTGACGGACGGCGCATCGGCCGTGCTGCTCGCCAGCGAGGCATGGGCGGCGGCGCGCGGCCTTCCCGTGCTGGCGTGGCTGACGTGGCACGAAACGGCCGCCGTCGATTTTTTCG
Proteins encoded in this window:
- a CDS encoding acetyl-CoA C-acetyltransferase → MPETPSSFLPAPTARRVAILGGNRIPFARSNTAYATASNQDMLTFTLQGLIDRYDLHGERLGEVAAGAVIKHSRDFNLTREAVLSTTLAKETPAYDVQQACGTGLEAAILVANKIALGQIEVGIAGGADTTSDAPIGVNERMRKILLEANRGKSAGQRVGALAKLRPGMFFKPLLPRNSEPRTGLSMGEHCELMAKRWGISREAQDVLAYDSHRKLTEAYARGFLNDLMTPFRGLARDNNLRSDLTLDKLATLKPVFDRDAGTMTAGNSTPLTDGASAVLLASEAWAAARGLPVLAWLTWHETAAVDFFDKKEGLLMAPAYAVPRMLKRAGLTLQDFDFYEIHEAFAAQVLCTLAAWQDDEYCRTQLGLEGALGTIDRAKMNVNGGSLATGHPFAATGGRIVAGLAKMLAQLDKPAGTARGLISICAAGGQGVVAILER